From a single Collibacillus ludicampi genomic region:
- a CDS encoding glycosyltransferase: protein MNELLQSHVHSSSFCFPDQENKSSESQIALVIHNITLFEVMEPLLKSSPFKIDIFLPGFVDPQWGSMVKATEEHLIRKGYHPRILQRIPDEVYKIVISSQLYPIMPKSECNVRFLYGLAKETWNFDVWNVNYDLILCYGPYDESFLSGYALTQKIGPIRFAEFKQVDKNRRVGKRRLLYLPTYGSACSIEHLEKEFKNIHDQYDITIRLHHGTLFLEPERVKIANRIGKVADYDRSLAELLQETDVVLSDGSGAIFDAIANDIPVVVFQPVPPEPFEGKPSLEQQIIYDNLVPHTNNASEIKKLLDCALTDEDYINKRKQLADRLFPIKGSESITRAWEAIIRLLDGFQTNSGNSLVRQRLRKKFQDMSEQIQVLKTSVEQKESAWKEQYTTMLSEFEKKIKELGRLKQELAQRDQLIQQLTQKIVDKEIQIKQFIESNTKKDEHINDLNDQLSKIKVQLNQMTEELLIIYSSNFWKIASKYYKLRDSNPFTRTIYKALRKWKRDGTRALIYKVYSELKARNKPLTESNTFLAIINTLVDRFNRGEISGIAVISAAFEFDELYNQRTINLAKFLAKNNYGVLYVAWQWKPDELQSKGYQEVYRNIFQIPKFDFISQIDLLNLFSVVSDKLYFITIPDHGFYGTIRLVRELGFSLIYDILDDWEEFGRVDQAPWYNKEIEEAVLVTSDLVVAVSEPLKSKFTHLRTDIHVVGNGYDPLLLKHGDISLKEPTGENKIHVGYFGHLTESWFDWDLVFNIVENNSNMVFHLIGYGASNEIQQEIRKKPNIRFYGKVPPNELHKYVKHWHIGIIPFIDSKLSQAVDPIKVYEYMFFGLPTIVTGIEHIKDYPGVFYCGNRMLVADAIKNMYAQTIREKRLNPERIAFLASTTWDARFRKLENLCKRTNYWQRIYRDEDECQ from the coding sequence ATGAATGAATTATTACAAAGCCATGTACATTCTAGTTCATTTTGTTTTCCTGACCAAGAAAACAAGTCCTCTGAATCCCAAATTGCTCTGGTCATTCATAATATCACGCTGTTTGAAGTAATGGAACCTCTGTTGAAAAGTAGTCCATTCAAAATTGATATTTTTTTACCAGGTTTTGTAGATCCTCAATGGGGTTCGATGGTAAAAGCCACGGAAGAACATTTGATTAGAAAGGGGTATCACCCAAGAATTTTGCAAAGGATTCCCGATGAAGTTTATAAAATTGTAATAAGTTCACAATTGTATCCGATTATGCCGAAATCGGAATGTAATGTACGTTTTCTATATGGATTAGCGAAGGAGACTTGGAATTTTGATGTTTGGAACGTTAATTATGACTTGATACTCTGTTATGGTCCATATGATGAGTCATTTTTAAGTGGATATGCGTTGACTCAAAAAATTGGTCCCATTCGATTTGCAGAATTTAAACAAGTAGATAAAAACAGACGGGTAGGGAAACGACGTCTATTGTATTTACCTACTTATGGGTCTGCATGCTCGATCGAGCACCTTGAAAAAGAATTTAAAAACATACATGATCAGTATGATATCACAATACGATTGCACCACGGCACTTTGTTTTTGGAGCCGGAAAGGGTTAAAATCGCTAATCGAATAGGAAAAGTGGCCGATTACGATCGCTCTTTGGCTGAACTTTTACAAGAAACTGATGTTGTATTATCGGATGGTTCTGGTGCTATATTTGATGCGATTGCAAATGATATTCCTGTGGTTGTGTTTCAACCAGTACCACCTGAGCCATTCGAAGGAAAACCTTCATTGGAACAGCAAATCATTTATGATAATTTGGTGCCTCATACGAACAATGCATCTGAAATAAAGAAATTACTGGATTGTGCGTTAACAGATGAAGATTACATTAATAAGAGAAAGCAGCTTGCGGACAGATTATTTCCGATTAAGGGTTCAGAATCAATTACTAGAGCATGGGAAGCTATAATTCGATTGTTAGATGGTTTTCAAACAAACAGTGGTAACTCACTAGTTCGTCAAAGATTGAGGAAAAAGTTTCAGGATATGTCAGAACAGATCCAAGTATTAAAGACGTCAGTGGAACAGAAAGAATCTGCTTGGAAAGAGCAATATACTACAATGTTATCAGAGTTCGAAAAGAAAATTAAAGAACTAGGAAGACTTAAACAGGAATTGGCTCAAAGAGACCAACTAATTCAGCAGTTAACTCAAAAAATTGTAGATAAAGAAATTCAGATTAAGCAATTCATTGAGTCAAATACAAAAAAAGACGAACATATTAATGATCTGAATGACCAACTTTCAAAGATCAAAGTGCAATTAAATCAAATGACGGAAGAGTTGCTAATCATCTATTCGTCCAATTTTTGGAAAATCGCAAGCAAATACTACAAATTACGTGATAGCAATCCGTTCACTCGAACAATCTATAAAGCGTTGAGGAAATGGAAGAGGGATGGCACAAGAGCTTTAATTTATAAGGTATACTCGGAGTTAAAAGCTAGAAATAAACCGCTTACTGAAAGTAATACTTTTTTAGCGATCATCAATACACTAGTTGATCGTTTCAACAGAGGTGAAATTAGTGGTATTGCCGTAATCTCGGCCGCTTTCGAATTTGATGAATTATACAATCAACGTACAATCAATTTGGCTAAGTTTCTGGCAAAAAACAATTACGGTGTTTTGTACGTAGCGTGGCAGTGGAAACCAGATGAATTGCAGTCTAAGGGTTACCAAGAGGTATATAGAAATATCTTCCAAATACCAAAATTTGACTTCATATCCCAGATAGATTTGTTAAACTTGTTTTCGGTTGTTAGTGACAAATTGTACTTTATTACCATTCCTGATCATGGCTTTTATGGCACAATTCGTTTAGTTCGGGAGCTTGGATTCTCTTTGATCTACGACATTCTCGATGACTGGGAAGAGTTTGGGAGGGTAGATCAGGCTCCTTGGTACAACAAAGAGATTGAGGAAGCAGTATTGGTTACTTCTGATCTTGTTGTCGCCGTTTCGGAACCTCTCAAATCGAAATTTACACATTTAAGGACCGATATACATGTAGTTGGTAATGGGTACGACCCATTGCTATTAAAACATGGTGATATCTCTTTAAAAGAACCTACAGGTGAGAATAAGATTCATGTTGGTTACTTCGGACATTTGACAGAATCATGGTTTGACTGGGATCTTGTATTCAACATAGTTGAGAATAATAGTAACATGGTTTTTCATCTTATCGGGTATGGCGCATCTAATGAAATTCAACAAGAGATTCGTAAAAAACCAAATATACGATTCTACGGAAAAGTTCCACCGAACGAATTGCATAAATATGTAAAACATTGGCATATCGGAATTATACCTTTTATCGATAGCAAATTGTCACAAGCAGTTGATCCTATCAAGGTTTATGAGTATATGTTTTTCGGATTACCAACCATCGTTACAGGAATTGAACATATTAAGGATTATCCGGGTGTTTTTTATTGTGGTAACAGAATGTTGGTGGCTGATGCCATAAAGAATATGTATGCTCAAACAATCCGTGAAAAAAGGTTGAATCCAGAACGTATTGCTTTTTTAGCATCTACGACATGGGATGCTAGGTTTAGGAAATTAGAAAATCTGTGTAAAAGAACAAATTACTGGCAAAGGATATATCGAGATGAAGATGAATGTCAATAA
- a CDS encoding ABC transporter permease: MELMRSVIRSLREIVKLRHIIFELTKKDIQLRYLGSYLGILWAFVQPTINILILWFVFQVGFKSMPVDNFPFILWLMAGMVPWMFFSDSVTNATTSIIENGYLVKKVVFKVSILPLIKILSSLFIHVFFILLLFIMFWVYGFGFQIYYLQVFYYLIASVLLVLGISWITSALIVFLKDIGQIVGMLLQFLFWLTPIFWSFKILPPNYHFVVKLNPLYYIVEGYRNAFIYHKWFWEEPKLTFYFWILTFLVIIIGGSLFKKLRPHFSDVI; the protein is encoded by the coding sequence ATGGAGTTAATGAGAAGTGTAATTCGTTCACTGCGTGAAATTGTTAAACTAAGGCATATCATCTTTGAACTCACAAAAAAAGATATTCAACTTCGATACTTGGGTTCGTATTTAGGGATTCTTTGGGCATTTGTGCAACCAACAATCAACATCTTAATTTTGTGGTTTGTTTTTCAGGTTGGTTTCAAGTCAATGCCTGTTGATAATTTTCCTTTTATCCTCTGGTTAATGGCAGGCATGGTTCCATGGATGTTTTTTTCCGATAGTGTGACAAACGCAACAACGTCAATTATAGAGAATGGTTATCTTGTAAAAAAAGTGGTTTTCAAAGTTAGTATCCTGCCTTTGATTAAGATCTTATCATCTTTATTTATACATGTATTTTTTATACTTCTTCTTTTTATAATGTTTTGGGTTTATGGATTCGGTTTTCAGATTTACTATCTCCAGGTTTTTTATTATCTGATTGCTTCTGTTCTATTAGTTCTAGGGATCTCATGGATTACATCAGCATTGATTGTATTTCTCAAAGATATCGGTCAAATCGTTGGGATGTTACTTCAATTTTTATTCTGGCTGACCCCGATTTTCTGGTCATTTAAGATTCTTCCCCCAAATTATCATTTCGTGGTAAAACTTAATCCTCTTTATTATATTGTTGAGGGTTACAGAAATGCATTTATATATCACAAGTGGTTTTGGGAAGAACCTAAACTTACATTTTATTTTTGGATATTAACATTTCTTGTGATTATCATCGGGGGTTCATTGTTTAAAAAACTAAGGCCGCATTTTTCCGACGTGATTTGA
- a CDS encoding O-antigen ligase family protein yields the protein MIQDLTSIGGSIRAIEAPKTTPAFYYMVALLFIIFPLWNGLFFDPSFMSASIYWSIIVIIAFIWLKQNRLKVSGWNFVDYLVLSYFAVYFFSALGPANVEYAVLGLVRGISYILFYLVIRVLVSTDDKKQIIINGLIISGVLFGLYGLSNGFGTLKINGAIFDLQMRRLASNFEYPNTFAIYQGITFLFAVVMSSYVAEQSKRKYLYNIAGFIIIVALILTYSRGTWLVLAGMLLCMLLISPKENKGKILLNILIPIIIVLITLSFLSKATLAQRQLLGWSSLILGIVGVTIFTGLTSLLKKRLTSRQWKFGAFGFGSVLVVIAVALIMKHGLPQNFVQRITSINLQQFSVVQRFLFYRDGLKILSEHPLFGAGPNAWEALWQRYQSYPYTSRQSHSYLIDIIMSVGVVGFLLFIAMIVCTLWVAIRIYRKQHVRNRLITDGLIISLLGLLAHGAIDFDFSYGTINFLMWLLIALLLPKLSIQQENILARHVHVPAFQKGLTVLGVMFSVVISVVACGFLLSDHYMKKANANEKDPEVALNAAENAVALAPYRASAWLTQARFDEMMYKKNNKESLKKDINSSAQNAASIASHDPEILRQAGLLIGSYGDGLQAVDVLKKSWENGRYHIQYPEQYMVYTDVLGTQLYQKDKNKAKNFFQETLNTYHDIEQRIANFKNLPPVLKPEYPYDLTPAMHLYAGESAFYLGQYDEAKRLVEPLLTMQGVSEQDKEKAKVILVAIQTKKGKVVDNSFLEQIKGNKRMKQYFDQLKNIDAEKKNLMISRGGE from the coding sequence ATGATACAGGATTTAACGAGCATTGGGGGTTCAATTCGCGCCATCGAGGCTCCAAAGACGACACCAGCTTTTTACTATATGGTTGCTTTATTATTCATTATCTTTCCATTATGGAACGGTCTTTTTTTTGATCCATCCTTCATGTCAGCTTCTATCTATTGGTCTATTATCGTTATCATTGCTTTTATATGGTTAAAGCAGAATCGATTAAAGGTAAGCGGATGGAACTTTGTTGATTATCTGGTGCTTTCCTATTTCGCTGTATATTTTTTCTCAGCACTGGGGCCTGCGAACGTTGAGTACGCCGTTTTAGGCTTAGTGCGCGGAATTAGTTATATTCTATTCTATCTTGTGATTCGAGTTCTTGTGAGTACGGATGACAAAAAGCAAATCATAATAAACGGTTTGATTATTTCGGGTGTTCTTTTTGGGTTATACGGGCTTTCTAACGGCTTTGGGACACTTAAGATTAACGGTGCCATTTTTGATCTGCAGATGAGACGACTTGCGTCTAATTTTGAGTATCCCAACACTTTTGCGATCTATCAGGGGATTACGTTTTTGTTTGCCGTTGTAATGTCAAGTTATGTGGCCGAGCAATCAAAAAGGAAATACCTTTACAATATTGCGGGATTTATAATCATTGTTGCCCTAATCTTAACTTATTCTCGGGGAACATGGTTGGTTCTGGCGGGAATGTTGTTGTGCATGCTTTTGATATCTCCGAAAGAGAATAAGGGTAAGATTTTATTGAATATATTAATTCCCATCATCATAGTTTTGATCACATTATCTTTTTTGTCGAAGGCAACTTTAGCACAAAGACAATTACTTGGGTGGTCGTCTCTCATTCTTGGTATAGTAGGCGTAACCATTTTCACTGGATTAACATCTTTGTTGAAAAAACGATTAACCTCGCGACAATGGAAGTTTGGCGCGTTTGGTTTCGGATCAGTTCTAGTAGTTATTGCGGTTGCTCTTATTATGAAGCACGGTTTGCCACAGAACTTTGTGCAACGGATTACATCGATTAATCTGCAACAGTTTTCTGTTGTCCAACGATTTCTCTTTTACCGGGATGGTCTTAAAATCTTATCAGAACATCCCTTGTTTGGGGCGGGACCAAATGCTTGGGAAGCGCTCTGGCAACGCTATCAGTCTTATCCGTACACAAGTCGGCAATCACATAGTTATCTAATCGATATCATTATGAGTGTGGGTGTTGTTGGCTTCTTATTGTTTATTGCGATGATTGTTTGCACACTATGGGTAGCGATTCGTATATACCGAAAACAGCATGTACGAAATCGTTTAATAACAGACGGGCTTATAATTTCTTTATTAGGTCTTCTCGCCCATGGTGCCATCGATTTTGATTTCTCTTATGGAACAATTAATTTTCTTATGTGGTTATTGATCGCATTACTTTTACCCAAGCTATCCATACAACAGGAAAATATTCTTGCCAGACACGTTCACGTTCCAGCTTTTCAAAAGGGATTAACCGTACTTGGAGTAATGTTTTCTGTGGTTATAAGTGTTGTTGCTTGCGGATTTTTACTTTCTGATCATTATATGAAAAAAGCAAATGCAAACGAAAAAGATCCCGAAGTCGCTCTTAATGCAGCGGAAAACGCTGTTGCTCTCGCTCCTTATCGTGCATCTGCTTGGTTAACCCAAGCCCGATTTGATGAGATGATGTATAAGAAAAATAATAAAGAGAGTTTAAAGAAAGATATCAATAGCAGTGCTCAGAATGCAGCTTCTATAGCATCACATGACCCGGAAATCTTGAGACAAGCGGGGCTGCTTATTGGCAGTTACGGAGATGGATTACAGGCTGTTGATGTTTTGAAAAAGTCCTGGGAGAATGGACGTTATCATATACAGTATCCTGAGCAGTATATGGTCTATACTGATGTGTTAGGAACTCAACTTTATCAGAAAGATAAAAACAAAGCTAAGAATTTTTTTCAGGAAACTTTAAACACCTACCACGATATAGAGCAGCGAATCGCGAATTTCAAGAATCTGCCACCTGTTTTGAAGCCAGAGTATCCTTATGATCTTACGCCAGCCATGCACCTGTACGCTGGAGAGTCAGCGTTTTATTTGGGGCAATATGATGAGGCGAAGCGATTGGTTGAACCTTTGCTAACTATGCAGGGGGTTAGTGAACAGGATAAAGAGAAGGCGAAAGTGATTTTAGTTGCAATTCAGACAAAAAAAGGGAAAGTTGTTGATAATAGTTTTTTAGAACAAATTAAGGGGAATAAACGGATGAAACAATATTTTGACCAATTGAAGAACATAGATGCTGAAAAGAAAAATTTGATGATTAGTAGGGGTGGAGAGTAA
- a CDS encoding phosphocholine cytidylyltransferase family protein has product MRTAVILCAGRGTRLGSLTADRPKCLLEIGGQTLLEKAIRQFYNNGVQRFVLVVGYQWEKIREKITNLSGEFVLVQNQNYRTTNTLVSLWHAKEYMSKGFWLLNGDVMFDEEILSRFDFGGSKIGVVPGRCEEEEVKVIINNEGVVVQLSKIASPDKALGEFIGLAYFDEKFSRKLIECLEWWMKRENVNSQYFEAAVECAMKEIPLHIADLSGLSCIEIDTIEDYRRAVQMWEKV; this is encoded by the coding sequence ATGAGGACGGCTGTAATATTATGTGCTGGTCGAGGGACGAGATTGGGATCGTTAACGGCTGACCGTCCCAAGTGTCTTTTGGAAATAGGCGGTCAGACATTGTTGGAGAAGGCCATTAGACAATTTTATAATAATGGCGTTCAAAGGTTTGTTCTTGTAGTTGGATATCAATGGGAGAAGATAAGAGAAAAGATAACCAACTTGTCTGGAGAGTTTGTACTTGTACAAAATCAAAATTACAGAACTACAAATACTCTGGTTTCGTTATGGCATGCGAAGGAATACATGTCAAAAGGTTTTTGGTTATTAAATGGAGATGTTATGTTTGACGAAGAAATCTTGTCCCGATTTGATTTTGGTGGGTCAAAAATTGGAGTTGTACCAGGTAGATGTGAAGAAGAGGAAGTTAAGGTAATAATTAATAATGAAGGCGTTGTTGTTCAGCTATCGAAAATTGCTTCTCCTGATAAAGCTTTAGGAGAATTTATAGGACTTGCATATTTTGATGAGAAATTTTCTCGCAAACTTATTGAATGTCTGGAATGGTGGATGAAGAGAGAGAATGTTAATAGTCAATATTTTGAAGCCGCGGTTGAATGTGCCATGAAAGAAATACCTTTGCATATAGCCGATCTTAGTGGATTGAGCTGCATAGAAATAGATACTATTGAAGATTATCGACGTGCAGTTCAGATGTGGGAGAAGGTTTAA
- a CDS encoding glycosyltransferase family 4 protein produces the protein MKMNVNKVLYIYKWATMGGVERVLLNRAHAFQSNELLIRQDVYFLQDGGGLNNFRKYIEKNALMEYIGIIDAINPDAYDVILSIDTPEIFDLVKEHNKIYIECHTSYKNNRTYLKTVPDQIGGILVPSSSFKDTVVTEVTSILKPKVYLLRNCVPSRLSEQISVLENRFLGKTPIFYMGRMDKHKNTEELIDIFAKALNQLGDRFILVLAGNVMQDIDLWKLVHSRKIVNRLVYLPPVRFHKVSMLMALIKSNGGIFISTSKGESFGLSAAEAISFNLPVLLSDIPAHRELVNNDDTFLYALGNTDEAVAKLKGILDKYSLAVDRMKEFRKIFSNDSFIKDWKQIFSEH, from the coding sequence ATGAAGATGAATGTCAATAAGGTACTTTATATCTATAAATGGGCCACAATGGGAGGGGTTGAAAGAGTTCTGCTTAATCGGGCACATGCTTTTCAATCGAATGAATTACTTATACGTCAAGATGTTTATTTTCTTCAAGATGGTGGGGGATTGAATAATTTCAGGAAATATATTGAAAAAAATGCACTGATGGAATACATTGGTATTATTGATGCAATTAATCCTGATGCTTATGACGTAATCTTATCAATAGATACCCCAGAAATATTTGATCTTGTAAAAGAACATAACAAAATATATATAGAGTGTCATACCTCCTATAAAAATAATAGGACTTATCTTAAGACTGTTCCTGATCAGATAGGGGGAATTCTAGTTCCTTCGAGCAGTTTCAAAGATACGGTAGTGACTGAAGTAACCTCAATACTTAAACCAAAAGTTTACTTACTTAGAAACTGTGTGCCATCAAGACTTTCTGAACAAATTTCTGTTTTAGAAAATAGATTTTTGGGGAAAACGCCAATATTTTATATGGGACGAATGGACAAACATAAAAATACTGAAGAACTTATTGATATCTTTGCAAAAGCTTTAAATCAACTGGGAGACAGGTTTATTCTGGTACTAGCCGGTAACGTAATGCAAGATATCGATCTTTGGAAGCTCGTTCATTCCCGAAAGATAGTGAATCGTCTTGTTTACTTGCCACCTGTCCGTTTCCATAAAGTTTCTATGTTGATGGCTTTGATTAAATCGAATGGGGGTATCTTTATTTCCACCTCGAAGGGCGAGAGTTTTGGGCTTTCGGCTGCCGAAGCGATTTCTTTTAATTTGCCTGTTTTGTTATCTGATATCCCTGCTCATAGGGAACTTGTGAACAACGATGATACATTTTTATATGCTCTGGGTAATACAGATGAGGCCGTGGCAAAATTGAAAGGAATTCTCGACAAGTACTCTCTTGCAGTTGACCGGATGAAAGAATTTAGAAAAATTTTTTCAAACGATTCCTTCATAAAAGATTGGAAGCAAATTTTTTCGGAGCATTAG
- a CDS encoding ABC transporter ATP-binding protein — MIDKDKVMIDVKGVSKTYKLYENPIDRLKESIHPFKKKYHKEFHALKDISFQVKMGDTLGIIGRNGSGKSTLLKLITGILQPTSGTISVNGKIAALLELGAGFNLELTGIENIYLYGTIMGLSKQEIDKKLDEIIEFADIGDFIFQPVKMYSSGMFARLAFSVAINVDPDILIVDETLSVGDAYFTAKCMEKIREWVNSRTVIFVSHSLEVVRSFCNKGILLDQGRIHTAGDIQMVTETYERLINQQIVTSKLKSIAELAAKPKLEKKDMRHNQISKELSEDPEFTRRVSQFRSGTGHARFIRAEALVDSKPTHIIPFGEEVVFRLVAEYYSDIDTEGTVGYMVRNRNGQDVFGMNIFNLNRLLPPIKKGTILEVEFTFKNILAPGSYSVSLGLKPKPIEPIFLDCVNVAIFFEVPPLEGQNYVPGLLYVPNELTYNIVNLNIKESVASV, encoded by the coding sequence ATTATTGATAAGGATAAGGTAATGATCGATGTGAAAGGTGTTTCAAAAACTTATAAATTGTATGAAAATCCTATAGATAGATTAAAAGAATCCATTCATCCATTCAAAAAAAAATATCATAAAGAATTTCATGCGCTTAAGGATATCTCATTTCAGGTGAAAATGGGTGATACACTTGGAATTATAGGGAGAAATGGTTCAGGAAAATCGACTCTTCTTAAACTTATTACAGGGATTTTGCAGCCTACTTCTGGCACGATCAGTGTCAATGGGAAAATTGCAGCGCTTCTTGAGCTTGGAGCAGGATTTAATCTTGAATTGACCGGAATTGAGAACATATACCTATATGGTACGATTATGGGTTTATCAAAGCAGGAAATCGATAAAAAATTGGATGAAATCATCGAGTTTGCGGATATAGGTGATTTCATTTTTCAACCTGTCAAAATGTACTCAAGCGGTATGTTTGCTAGGCTTGCATTTTCAGTTGCGATCAATGTTGACCCAGATATTTTAATCGTAGACGAGACGTTAAGCGTAGGAGATGCTTACTTCACGGCTAAATGTATGGAAAAAATCAGGGAATGGGTCAACAGCAGAACTGTGATTTTTGTATCTCATTCTTTGGAAGTGGTGAGATCTTTCTGTAACAAGGGGATTTTATTGGATCAAGGGCGAATTCACACTGCTGGAGATATACAAATGGTCACAGAAACTTATGAAAGACTGATTAACCAGCAAATTGTTACCTCTAAGCTTAAGTCAATTGCAGAACTCGCTGCAAAGCCTAAATTAGAAAAAAAGGATATGAGGCATAATCAGATCTCTAAAGAATTAAGTGAGGATCCAGAGTTTACGAGAAGAGTGAGTCAGTTTCGGTCTGGAACTGGGCATGCCCGATTCATTAGGGCAGAAGCCTTAGTAGATTCTAAACCGACACATATTATCCCATTTGGTGAAGAGGTTGTCTTTCGATTAGTTGCCGAATATTACTCTGACATTGACACTGAAGGTACGGTTGGATACATGGTGCGTAACCGGAACGGCCAAGACGTCTTCGGCATGAACATATTCAATCTAAACCGTTTGTTACCCCCTATAAAAAAAGGAACTATTTTAGAGGTTGAATTCACATTTAAAAATATTCTTGCACCAGGCTCGTACTCAGTATCTTTGGGACTAAAGCCGAAACCAATTGAACCAATATTTCTTGATTGTGTGAATGTAGCGATCTTTTTTGAAGTTCCACCATTAGAAGGTCAAAATTATGTGCCGGGATTGTTATATGTTCCTAACGAGCTTACGTACAATATTGTCAATTTAAATATCAAAGAATCTGTGGCTTCCGTTTAA
- a CDS encoding stalk domain-containing protein — MKQILSGVLASSLVLATSPLAIADSTSDITIKIDGQVQQFDPGPVIVHDRTLVPLRSIFEKLGATVTWDGQSQTVTVTKDNKKIVLAIDSPFAVINGFREKLDEPAHIVNDRTMVPLRFVSEALGADVQWDGNNRTVIISTKGLVGDSNQASNDQVAIPLTFQKALDLATANSYPVKESLASINRAKEVLDNAADNVNYVPDKGGNTAATRAFTNYATANINYQSAQKAYEFTQDSLAYAVKRAYNAVLQAQEAKTLADLQVKNAAIQQQINQVKYQNGLLGNIDLQQSNSNYNSLIASQEAAQRALDSAYQQLDQLIGLSPDARPQLLDIPQMKALGQVDLNTKVSQVTSESPLLWQINQKIDLAQLGLKLYTFNDPTADPYHAKEIDVDLATFNAADQQNQLSNSVRSLYYTIKQLEDQYNSLQASLASAEENLKKTQVLYDNGMAVQADLINAQLNVETIKQKMFDLVAQHDNYLMAFDKPWVFSGGGQSSSSSSSSSSSSGSGK; from the coding sequence ATGAAACAGATCCTATCTGGTGTACTCGCATCTTCTTTGGTATTGGCCACTTCTCCTTTGGCTATTGCCGATTCAACATCGGATATTACAATTAAAATTGATGGTCAAGTACAACAATTTGATCCGGGACCTGTTATTGTTCACGACCGTACTTTAGTACCGCTACGCAGTATATTTGAAAAGTTAGGAGCTACAGTTACTTGGGACGGTCAGTCGCAAACCGTAACGGTTACAAAAGATAATAAAAAGATCGTTTTAGCGATTGATTCTCCATTTGCTGTGATTAATGGTTTCCGAGAAAAGTTGGATGAACCCGCTCATATTGTGAACGACCGAACGATGGTTCCTTTGCGCTTTGTCAGTGAAGCGTTGGGAGCGGATGTACAATGGGATGGGAACAACCGAACAGTAATAATTTCGACGAAAGGGCTCGTGGGGGATTCAAATCAGGCATCCAATGATCAGGTAGCCATTCCTTTGACGTTTCAGAAAGCTTTAGATTTGGCGACGGCTAACAGTTATCCAGTAAAGGAATCTCTTGCAAGTATTAACCGTGCCAAGGAAGTTTTAGATAACGCTGCTGACAATGTAAATTATGTACCTGATAAAGGTGGAAATACGGCTGCCACGCGTGCTTTCACCAATTATGCGACGGCAAACATAAATTATCAAAGCGCCCAGAAGGCGTATGAGTTTACACAAGATTCTCTTGCGTATGCCGTCAAGCGAGCTTATAACGCGGTACTGCAAGCGCAAGAAGCTAAGACTTTGGCTGATTTACAAGTAAAGAATGCGGCAATTCAACAACAGATTAACCAAGTGAAATATCAAAATGGCCTCTTAGGCAATATCGATCTACAGCAGTCAAATAGCAACTACAATTCCCTTATAGCCAGCCAGGAAGCTGCACAGAGAGCTTTGGATAGCGCGTATCAGCAGTTGGATCAACTGATAGGACTGTCTCCGGATGCAAGACCTCAGTTGCTTGATATTCCACAAATGAAAGCACTGGGACAAGTGGATCTCAATACTAAAGTTAGTCAGGTAACTTCAGAAAGTCCTCTTTTGTGGCAAATTAATCAAAAAATTGACTTAGCCCAGTTGGGTTTAAAGTTATATACCTTTAATGACCCAACAGCCGATCCATATCACGCGAAAGAGATCGATGTGGATTTGGCGACCTTTAATGCGGCCGATCAGCAAAATCAGTTGAGTAATAGTGTACGCTCTTTGTACTATACAATTAAACAATTAGAAGATCAGTATAATAGTTTGCAGGCAAGTCTCGCGTCAGCCGAGGAAAATTTAAAGAAAACTCAAGTGTTGTATGATAATGGAATGGCCGTACAAGCGGATCTAATCAACGCTCAATTAAACGTTGAAACGATAAAGCAGAAAATGTTTGATCTCGTTGCGCAGCATGACAATTACCTGATGGCTTTTGATAAACCTTGGGTGTTCTCTGGAGGAGGTCAGTCCTCTAGTTCTAGTTCCTCTTCAAGTTCAAGCTCAGGTTCAGGAAAGTAA